From a region of the Arachis ipaensis cultivar K30076 chromosome B09, Araip1.1, whole genome shotgun sequence genome:
- the LOC107618007 gene encoding 2-alkenal reductase (NADP(+)-dependent) isoform X5 — MEVSNKYIVIKHYFEDAPKESDFEIKTETLGLSVEEGSDDMIVKNLYISIDPFQINRMKSFSASQDAISYSTRITPGKAIDGPVIGKVVASGNNKFVKDDLVLGVFTWAEYCFVKETTIMRKLEPSEFPLTYHLGVLGCIS, encoded by the exons atggaagtGAGTAACAAATACATAGTGATAAAGCATTACTTCGAAGATGCACCAAAAGAGTCAGATTTTGAGATAAAAACAGAGACTTTAGGTTTGTCAGTAGAGGAAGGAAGTGATGATATGATAGTGAAGAATCTGTATATCTCTATTGACCCATTTCAGATCAACCGCATGAAGAGCTTTAGCGCTTCCCAAGATGCTATCAGCTATTCCACCCGCATAACTCCCGGCAAG GCAATTGATGGTCCTGTTATTGGAAAAGTTGTGGCTTCTGGTAACAATAAGTTCGTGAAAGATGATTTGGTTCTTGGAGTATTCACTTGGGCTGAGTACTGTTTTGTGAAAGAAACAACCATCATGAGAAAATTAGAGCCCTCCGAATTTCCACTCACTTATCATCTCGGGGTTCTAG GTTGCATTTCTTAA
- the LOC107618007 gene encoding 2-alkenal reductase (NADP(+)-dependent) isoform X1, with translation MEVSNKYIVIKHYFEDAPKESDFEIKTETLGLSVEEGSDDMIVKNLYISIDPFQINRMKSFSASQDAISYSTRITPGKAIDGPVIGKVVASGNNKFVKDDLVLGVFTWAEYCFVKETTIMRKLEPSEFPLTYHLGVLAKEKERVCIGKLRWKGRGKKGCDGERGERGCARSGEGCNGEGDGGAVYARKVGIKFGVWFAKSSKYGGHVSIVYLSKMLALYICRRFVPTNLGTRLLNFKIF, from the exons atggaagtGAGTAACAAATACATAGTGATAAAGCATTACTTCGAAGATGCACCAAAAGAGTCAGATTTTGAGATAAAAACAGAGACTTTAGGTTTGTCAGTAGAGGAAGGAAGTGATGATATGATAGTGAAGAATCTGTATATCTCTATTGACCCATTTCAGATCAACCGCATGAAGAGCTTTAGCGCTTCCCAAGATGCTATCAGCTATTCCACCCGCATAACTCCCGGCAAG GCAATTGATGGTCCTGTTATTGGAAAAGTTGTGGCTTCTGGTAACAATAAGTTCGTGAAAGATGATTTGGTTCTTGGAGTATTCACTTGGGCTGAGTACTGTTTTGTGAAAGAAACAACCATCATGAGAAAATTAGAGCCCTCCGAATTTCCACTCACTTATCATCTCGGGGTTCTAG CAAAAGAGAAGGAGAGAGTGTGCATTGGGAAGCTGCGATGGAAAGGGAGAGGAAAGAAAGGCTGCGATGGGGAGAGAGGGGAAAGAGGTTGCGCTAGGTCGGGGGAAGGCTGCAATGGAGAGGGAGATGGAGGAGCAGTCTACGCTCGGAAGGTAGGGATTAAATTTGGGGTGTGGTTTGCCAAGTCATCAAAATACGGTGGCCATGTTAGCATTGTATACTTGTCGAAGATGTTAGCATTGTATATTTGTCGAAGATTTGTTCCGACGAATTTGGGGACAcgtttattaaattttaaaattttttag
- the LOC107618007 gene encoding uncharacterized protein LOC107618007 isoform X4: MKSFSASQDAISYSTRITPGKAIDGPVIGKVVASGNNKFVKDDLVLGVFTWAEYCFVKETTIMRKLEPSEFPLTYHLGVLAKEKERVCIGKLRWKGRGKKGCDGERGERGCARSGEGCNGEGDGGAVYARKVGIKFGVWFAKSSKYGGHVSIVYLSKMLALYICRRFVPTNLGTRLLNFKIF, encoded by the exons ATGAAGAGCTTTAGCGCTTCCCAAGATGCTATCAGCTATTCCACCCGCATAACTCCCGGCAAG GCAATTGATGGTCCTGTTATTGGAAAAGTTGTGGCTTCTGGTAACAATAAGTTCGTGAAAGATGATTTGGTTCTTGGAGTATTCACTTGGGCTGAGTACTGTTTTGTGAAAGAAACAACCATCATGAGAAAATTAGAGCCCTCCGAATTTCCACTCACTTATCATCTCGGGGTTCTAG CAAAAGAGAAGGAGAGAGTGTGCATTGGGAAGCTGCGATGGAAAGGGAGAGGAAAGAAAGGCTGCGATGGGGAGAGAGGGGAAAGAGGTTGCGCTAGGTCGGGGGAAGGCTGCAATGGAGAGGGAGATGGAGGAGCAGTCTACGCTCGGAAGGTAGGGATTAAATTTGGGGTGTGGTTTGCCAAGTCATCAAAATACGGTGGCCATGTTAGCATTGTATACTTGTCGAAGATGTTAGCATTGTATATTTGTCGAAGATTTGTTCCGACGAATTTGGGGACAcgtttattaaattttaaaattttttag
- the LOC107618007 gene encoding uncharacterized protein LOC107618007 isoform X3, with protein sequence MEINRMKSFSASQDAISYSTRITPGKAIDGPVIGKVVASGNNKFVKDDLVLGVFTWAEYCFVKETTIMRKLEPSEFPLTYHLGVLAKEKERVCIGKLRWKGRGKKGCDGERGERGCARSGEGCNGEGDGGAVYARKVGIKFGVWFAKSSKYGGHVSIVYLSKMLALYICRRFVPTNLGTRLLNFKIF encoded by the exons atggaa ATCAACCGCATGAAGAGCTTTAGCGCTTCCCAAGATGCTATCAGCTATTCCACCCGCATAACTCCCGGCAAG GCAATTGATGGTCCTGTTATTGGAAAAGTTGTGGCTTCTGGTAACAATAAGTTCGTGAAAGATGATTTGGTTCTTGGAGTATTCACTTGGGCTGAGTACTGTTTTGTGAAAGAAACAACCATCATGAGAAAATTAGAGCCCTCCGAATTTCCACTCACTTATCATCTCGGGGTTCTAG CAAAAGAGAAGGAGAGAGTGTGCATTGGGAAGCTGCGATGGAAAGGGAGAGGAAAGAAAGGCTGCGATGGGGAGAGAGGGGAAAGAGGTTGCGCTAGGTCGGGGGAAGGCTGCAATGGAGAGGGAGATGGAGGAGCAGTCTACGCTCGGAAGGTAGGGATTAAATTTGGGGTGTGGTTTGCCAAGTCATCAAAATACGGTGGCCATGTTAGCATTGTATACTTGTCGAAGATGTTAGCATTGTATATTTGTCGAAGATTTGTTCCGACGAATTTGGGGACAcgtttattaaattttaaaattttttag
- the LOC107618007 gene encoding 2-alkenal reductase (NADP(+)-dependent) isoform X2 has product MEVSNKYIVIKHYFEDAPKESDFEIKTETLGLSVEEGSDDMIVKNLYISIDPFQINRMKSFSASQDAISYSTRITPGKAIDGPVIGKVVASGNNKFVKDDLVLGVFTWAEYCFVKETTIMRKLEPSEFPLTYHLGVLGKRRRECALGSCDGKGEERKAAMGREGKEVALGRGKAAMEREMEEQSTLGR; this is encoded by the exons atggaagtGAGTAACAAATACATAGTGATAAAGCATTACTTCGAAGATGCACCAAAAGAGTCAGATTTTGAGATAAAAACAGAGACTTTAGGTTTGTCAGTAGAGGAAGGAAGTGATGATATGATAGTGAAGAATCTGTATATCTCTATTGACCCATTTCAGATCAACCGCATGAAGAGCTTTAGCGCTTCCCAAGATGCTATCAGCTATTCCACCCGCATAACTCCCGGCAAG GCAATTGATGGTCCTGTTATTGGAAAAGTTGTGGCTTCTGGTAACAATAAGTTCGTGAAAGATGATTTGGTTCTTGGAGTATTCACTTGGGCTGAGTACTGTTTTGTGAAAGAAACAACCATCATGAGAAAATTAGAGCCCTCCGAATTTCCACTCACTTATCATCTCGGGGTTCTAG GAAAA AGAAGGAGAGAGTGTGCATTGGGAAGCTGCGATGGAAAGGGAGAGGAAAGAAAGGCTGCGATGGGGAGAGAGGGGAAAGAGGTTGCGCTAGGTCGGGGGAAGGCTGCAATGGAGAGGGAGATGGAGGAGCAGTCTACGCTCGGAAGGTAG
- the LOC110266254 gene encoding uncharacterized protein LOC110266254: protein MAAARGGASSARGGASSARGPMDLFVRKPETAIARNKREKLRQQNIKEACNKEAVRRVHRYIARWFYHAGIPLNPVKLKSFQEMLWAVGSFGPNLPAPSYHALRVPLLNEELDYTKGLLKGHKEQWEKYGCSIMSDAWTDKRQRSIINFLVNSPAGTMFLKSIDTSDYVKTGEKLFELLDDVVEEIGEHNVVQVVTDNGSNYVLAGKLLMEKRPNLFWTPCAAHCLDLMLEDIGKLPLIQKTIKRAISLVSFTYSHSSTLAMLRHFTNGKELVRHAVTRFATSFLSLERLYEEKENLRRIFTSDEWAKNKLSNEAKGREATKIVIMPSFWNHVKYTLKIMGPLVRVLRLVDGEKKPPMGYIYEAMEKAKECIMKTFLNDERKYNDVFKIIDNRWNCQLHRPLHAAGHFLNPELFYDNPRIELDLEVTKGWFECITRLVPSQAVKQKILEEQALYKAGYGLFGSDFAKSQRKKISPAFWWRTYGHEAPNMRDLAIKILSLTCSASGCERNWSIFEHIHTKKRNRLDHERMESLVLIKYNQQLIERYNLKDEVDPIALNDIDKCNEWLVGEIGTATFRDDSVDDDADFVHQDDNTLSWNLVFEAMGGHDPTTNTRRQQNRKRKEPATARGGAKGGPSGSKASKKGKGKAVIVEEEEPEFEDEEDSENEKEQEEEIQFNDTESEDDEGAEGHDNNRVNLDEFDES from the exons ATGGCAGCAGCTAGAGGGGGTGCAAGTAGTGCTAGAGGGGGTGCAAGTAGTGCTAGAGGTCCAATGGACTTGTTTGTTAGAAAACCTGAAACTGCCATTGCAAGAAACAAAAGAGAGAAATTGAGGCAGCAGAACATCAAAGAAGCATGTAATAAGGAAGCAGTTCGTAGAGTTCATCGATACATAGCACGGTGGTTCTACCATGCTGGGATTCCATTGAACCCGGTAAAGTTGAAGAGTTTTCAAGAAATGTTGTGGGCTGTTGGAAGCTTTGGTCCCAATTTACCTGCTCCCAGTTATCATGCTCTAAGGGTTCCACTGCTTAATGAGGAGTTGGATTACACCAAAGGATTGTTGAAGGGTCATAAAGAGCAATGGGAAAAGTATGGTTGCTCTATTATGTCAGATGCTTGGACGGATAAAAGGCAAAGGAGCATTATTAATTTTCTTGTAAACTCTCCAGCTGGGACAATGTTTTTGAAGTCTATTGATACTTCTGATTATGTGAAGACTGGTGAGAAATTATTTGAGCTTCTTGATGATGTTGTCGAGGAAATTGGTGAGCACAACGTTGTTCAAGTTGTAACTGATAATGGGAGTAATTATGTTCTTGCTGGTAAGTTGCTGATGGAGAAAAGGCCAAATTTGTTTTGGACTCCTTGTGCTGCCCACTGTTTGGATTTGATGCTTGAGGACATTGGGAAGTTACCATTAATTCAAAAAACCATAAAAAGGGCCATTTCATTGGTTAGCTTCACCTATAGTCACTCTAGCACGTTAGCTATGTTGAGACACTTCACAAATGGCAAGGAGTTGGTAAGGCATGCAGTCACCCGATTTGCCACTTCATTTCTCTCTTTGGAAAGGCTTTATGAGGAGAAAGAAAATTTGAGAAGAATTTTCACCTCGGATGAATGGGCAAAGAATAAGTTGTCAAATGAGGCAAAGGGGAGGGAGGCAACAAAGATTGTTATCATGCCCTCTTTTTGGAATCATGTCAAGTACACCCTTAAGATCATGGGCCCTCTTGTTCGGGTGCTTAGACTTGTTGATGGAGAGAAGAAGCCACCAATGGGATATATTTATGAAGCAATGGAGAAGGCAAAGGAATGCATCATGAAAACATTTCTTAATGATGAGAGAAAGTACAATGATGTTTTTAAAATCATTGACAACAGATGGAATTGCCAACTTCATCGTCCATTGCATGCAGCCGGTCATTTTCTAAATCCCGAGTTGTTTTATGACAACCCTCGGATTGAGCTGGATTTAGAAGTTACAAAGGGGTGGTTTGAGTGCATCACTAGATTGGTGCCAAGTCAAGCTGTGAAACAGAAGATATTGGAGGAGCAAGCACTATACAAGGCCGGCTATGGACTTTTTGGATCAGATTTTGCAAAATCTCAAAGGAAAAAGATTTCACCCG caTTTTGGTGGCGAACATATGGGCATGAAGCTCCAAACATGCGAGACCTTGCTATCAAGATCTTGAGCTTGACTTGTAGTGCTTCTGGATGTGAGCGTAATTGGAGTATATTTGAGCACATTCATACTAAGAaaagaaataggcttgatcatGAAAGGATGGAAAGTTTGGTCTTGATAAAGTATAACCAACAACTCATCGAGAGGTACAACCTCAAAGATGAAGTTGACCCTATTGCACTCAATGATATTGATAAGTGTAATGAGTGGTTAGTGGGAGAAATTGGGACTGCCACCTTTCGAGATGATAGTGTGGATGATGATGCTGATTTCGTTCATCAAGATGACAACACTTTGAGTTGGAACCTTGTTTTTGAAGCAATGGGAGGACATGATCCTACAACAAATACTAGAAGACAACaaaataggaaaagaaaagaacctgcaACTGCAAGAGGTGGTGCAAAAGGTGGACCAAGTGGGTCTAAGGCTtcaaaaaaaggaaaaggaaaggcagtaATTGTGGAAGAGGAAGAACCAGaatttgaagatgaagaggattctgaaaatgaaaaagaacaagaagaggagattcaATTCAATGATACCGAATCAGAGGATGATGAGGGAGCAGAGGGACATGATAATAATCGTGTTAATTTGGATGAATTTGATGAGAGCTAG